A region from the Leishmania panamensis strain MHOM/PA/94/PSC-1 chromosome 20 sequence genome encodes:
- a CDS encoding hypothetical protein (TriTrypDB/GeneDB-style sysID: LpmP.20.0060) yields MRRTRLHRMYLPRVPKKDPNVHPLQVQSAQRFLRTAGAGAVLAVLLSAFLALRKTQQRSRLSEKELLRKRQGQHVVIVGGGAGGSALAALLANSAPDLRITVIEKDKQQVFLGHVPLAHVGHRSYDIATSTGVDVVRSPAAWNVTRDANLVAAEVLRVDPNAKKVYVRSTKAMLIAAAAPNEDDAGERRPSWGADLLSRYWPSRHPQVSTVSVNEDGSANLSDGTTVFSYDALVVAAGANRSLGSLVGQVQPAQLDTYRIAVNPGTTRDSLVNLFSGNVVHVKVPPASFVLQIEAARALTTPLRAASGSGVPSLELGVTVSPALCTPLPTAAPSTPSSSAARTPLSMPAPLARWYGTSRAAATSPETAGAALIPDEVAERLRGVSGLTATVSPLNTLAKWCMHYSSRQHDSTFVSSVNTIWKFLHYYNKLGLCQYTVVTADPQPIGPAPRAVNTVIERFWRERQLACQQPSGDFPERFHLLFHSYLAAVDTVTNVATLYDYLNNAEVRVPYSLLVLDLPLCAPSFVRQSGLHRTRYVEECVMPALQRGTGEAAAAPQLRKHPFLGKAKKELEAFFADEASFMDVNHETLQHRRYADIFALGDVAGVPSSKSYGAVYAQVPVVAHNIRQALANQRIQAQLESDLTEVSRTETSAAVTQAPALPKASAKYTGYSSFHVVMTTWRAMWPEMCYDAPQTELRCLSPPSSPADLAEAATKRELDVVAPLAHCDHHLWNSLAWRDLRGFLNGLFHELALYELMYFFIFSRGLWHSPSWFYVPTYSPIDGTPHVPTWRDLL; encoded by the coding sequence ATGCGGCGAACGCGACTCCATCGGATGTACCTGCCGAGGGTGCCAAAGAAGGACCCGAACGTGCACCCACTACAGGTGCAGAGCGCACAGCGTTTTCTGCGCACGGCCGGTGCCGGCgcagtgctggcggtgctctTGTCAGCCTTCTTGGCTCTCCGCAAAACGCAGCAGCGTAGTCGCTTGTCGGAGAAGGAACTGCTACGCAAGCGACAAGGGCAGCACGTTGTTATCGTgggaggtggcgctggtggatCCGCGTTGGCGGCGCTCCTCGCCAATTCCGCGCCGGACTTGAGAATCACGGTCATCGAGAAGGATAAGCAACAGGTCTTCTTGGGACATGTCCCCCTCGCCCATGTTGGTCATCGCAGCTACGACATCGCGACGTCGACAGGCGTGGACGTTGTCCGCTCCCCTGCGGCGTGGAATGTGACCCGGGACGCCAACCTCGTTGCtgcagaggtgctgcgcgtcgACCCCAATGCAAAAAAGGTGTACGTGCGCAGCACCAAAGCGATGCTcatcgctgcagccgccccTAATGAAGACGATGCAGGCGAGCGCCGCCCAAGTTGGGGGGCCGACCTCCTGTCCCGCTACTGGCCCAGTCGCCATCCGCAGGTGTCGACCGTCTCGGTCAACGaagacggcagcgccaaTCTCTCGGATGGCACAACGGTCTTTTCATACGATGCGTTGGTGgtcgccgccggcgcgaACCGCTCGTTAGGGAGTTTGGTAGGTCAGGTCCAACCTGCTCAGCTGGATACCTACCGCATCGCTGTCAACCCTGGCACAACGCGAGACAGCCTCGTGAACCTCTTCTCAGGCAACGTAGTGCACGTGAAGGTCCCGCCTGCCTCCTTTGTGCTGCAGATAGAGGCGGCACGTGCGCTGACAACACCACTGCGCGCGGCGTCAGGCAGCGGTGTGCCGAGCCTTGAACTCGGTGTGACTGTCAGCCCAGCGCTgtgcacgccgctgccgacggcAGCACCTTCAACGCCgtcttcttctgcagcgaGAACCCCACTTTCTatgccggcgccgctcgcCCGCTGGTATGGCACGTCGCGCGCCGCGGCCACCTCGCCTGAAACGGCGGGCGCCGCTCTCATCCCGGACGAAGTGGCTGAGCGGCTTCGGGGTGTGTCCGGCTTGACCGCCACTGTTTCTCCATTGAATACACTAGCGAAGTGGTGCATGCACTACAGCAGCCGCCAGCATGATAGCACCTTTGTGTCCAGCGTCAACACAATTTGGAAGTTCCTCCACTACTACAACAAACTGGGCTTGTGCCAGTACACGGTGGTGACGGCTGACCCCCAACCGATAGGACCGGCACCGCGGGCGGTGAACACGGTTATCGAGAGGTTCTGGCGAGAGCGGCAGTTGGCGTGCCAGCAGCCCAGCGGCGACTTTCCAGAGCGCTTTCATCTTCTCTTCCACAGCTACTTGGCCGCTGTGGACACCGTAACCAACGTAGCGACGCTTTACGATTACCTGAACAAcgcagaggtgcgcgtgccATACAGCCTACTGGTACTGGACCTCCCGCTCTGTGCGCCGTCTTTTGTACGCCAGAGCGGgctgcaccgcacgcgcTACGTGGAGGAGTGCGTGATGCCCGCCTTGCAGCGCGGTACAGGtgaggccgccgcggcgccgcagctgcgtaAGCATCCGTTTCTGGGTAAAGCAAAGAAGGAACTGGAGGCGTTCTTCGCCGACGAGGCATCGTTCATGGACGTGAACCAtgagacgctgcagcaccgccgttACGCAGACATCTTTGCGCTTGGCGACGTGGCTGGTGTTCCTTCTTCGAAGAGTTACGGCGCCGTATACGCTCAGGTCCCTGTCGTGGCACACAACATTCGGCAGGCGCTGGCCAATCAGAGAATACAGGCTCAGCTGGAGAGTGACTTGACGGAGGTGTCACGCACCGAGACTTCTGCTGCGGTGACGcaggcgccggcgctgccaaAAGCGAGTGCCAAGTACACGGGTTACTCCTCGTTTCATGTGGTGATGACCACCTGGAGAGCGATGTGGCCGGAGATGTGCTATGACGCGCCACAGACGGAGCTGAGGTGCCTctcaccgccgtcgtcgccggcCGACTTGGCAGAGGCAGCTACCAAGCGGGAGCTGGATGTGGTCGCCCCTCTCGCGCACTGCGATCACCACCTGTGGAACAGTCTTGCGTGGCGGGACCTACGTGGTTTCCTGAATGGCCTCTTCCATGAGCTCGCCCTCTATGAACTTATGTACTTTTTCATCTTCAGCCGTGGTCTGTGGCACTCGCCGTCGTGGTTTTACGTGCCGACGTACTCCCCGATCGACGGCACGCCGCACGTTCCGACGTGGAGGGACCTCCTTTGA
- a CDS encoding hypothetical protein (TriTrypDB/GeneDB-style sysID: LpmP.20.0070) has protein sequence MADHATAALMAEPTLKEAAAAVFNEEECTALKANLRAEQIAQAKYLRAHPEIHKAVQEGLARVLQSQPEDPVTFLTQYFLSEEFLHQRQP, from the coding sequence atgGCTGACCACGCGACCGCCGCTCTCATGGCGGAGCCAACGTtgaaggaggcagcagcagccgtctTCAACGAAGAGGAGTGCACTGCCTTAAAGGCCAATCTACGGGCTGAGCAGATAGCACAGGCCAAGTATCTGCGCGCTCACCCAGAGATCCACAAAGCCGTGCAGGAGGGACTAGCAAGGGTACTGCAGTCCCAGCCGGAGGACCCAGTGACCTTTCTGACTCAGTACTTTCTGAGTGAAGAGTTCCTGCACCAGCGACAGCCATGA
- a CDS encoding hypothetical protein (TriTrypDB/GeneDB-style sysID: LpmP.20.0080), with product MPSEDHSGLADVNPRLSSEHRYSMRAGLPNTSHRPQGRRHLDPHQFTNISDDAKRAEGRLGRAHVTSTEQQKRADVYYATKQPSVAQPPGTECNLFLKSYYYTPLSKQDSPSPLPRQRTGFRADAQNTSFQLSEARLRKIKSEHPQYKEEVMRALQDQHGDYSIVSTEQKISRRVAVEEYADGSDARMAHIEASNKYRSTPDLGTPSPAIQNSIPYALSEACPPRADTQLSCASHVRLYPGRGRSSSPPETPVKPCDRHLHDGSAPYDSTAVSGQAYPSPPAVGERRNIYAKPTLVHIDDRRHRNCVEDLDSLVMKRARARSGTSASQERSDFIFGPGPAPHACKPSLRYRTEARWKAQERSVEERRTGRALYPQSFKSTALW from the coding sequence ATGCCTAGCGAGGATCACAGCGGACTCGCGGATGTCAACCCTCGGCTGTCGTCGGAGCACCGGTACAGCATGCGAGCTGGCCTACCGAATACATCTCATCGCCCCCAGGGCCGGCGGCACCTGGATCCCCACCAATTCACGAACATCAGCGATGACGCGAAGAGGGCGGAGGGGCGGCTCGGTCGGGCGCACGTGACCTCAAccgagcagcagaagcgcgcCGACGTCTACTATGCCACGAAGCAGCCGTCGGTTGCTCAGCCACCAGGCACGGAGTGCAACCTGTTTCTCAAGTCGTATTACTACACGCCTCTGTCGAAGCAGGACAGTCCATCGCCTCTACCCAGGCAGAGGACAGGCTTCCGGGCGGACGCCCAGAACACCTCCTTCCAGCTCTCCGAGGCCCGACTGCGCAAGATCAAGAGTGAGCATCCACAATAtaaggaggaggtgatgcgTGCTCTGCAGGACCAGCACGGCGACTACAGCATTGTATCGACCGAGCAGAAAATATCGCGCCGCGTTGCTGTAGAGGAGTAtgccgacggcagcgacgcgcggATGGCGCACATTGAGGCCTCCAACAAGTACCGCAGCACGCCGGACCTGGGCACCCCATCCCCGGCCATCCAGAACTCCATTCCGTACGCACTCAGCGAGGCGTGCCCGCCACGCGCCGACACGCAGCTGTCGTGTGCTTCGCACGTCCGCCTGTATCCAGGTCGtggccgcagctcctctcccccaGAAACACCCGTGAAACCATGCGACCGCCACCTGCACGACGGATCGGCCCCGTATGATTCCACCGCTGTCTCGGGCCAGGCCTACCCGTCGCCGCCCGCGGTTGGCGAGAGACGTAACATCTACGCGAAGCCCACCCTGGTCCACATAGACGATCGCCGTCACCGCAACTGCGTGGAAGACCTGGACTCCCTGGTCATGAAGcgggcgcgcgcgcgcagcggcaccagcgcttCCCAGGAACGGTCGGATTTCATTTTCGGCCCCGGCCCCGCGCCGCACGCTTGCAAGCCGTCACTACGTTACCGCACCGAAGCGCGCTGGAAGGCTCAGGAGCGCAGTGTTGAAGAGCGGCGCACTGGCCGCGCACTCTATCCTCAGTCCTTCAAGTCAACTGCGCTATGGTAG